In a single window of the Papaver somniferum cultivar HN1 chromosome 8, ASM357369v1, whole genome shotgun sequence genome:
- the LOC113302432 gene encoding F-box protein At5g51380-like — MMQPSRTRSSRSSEEADNIFKISNPKKEEEEKNPNPNPENLHFPSSPNEKQSPIKNKPPLGRPSSWPNHWFKKDNQKTLQNIVLKMQLESIAVDEKQKLKPSTPSKKKTLILDFTNTDVTCLLSDEILLQILSKLPVYQYKPNSLVCKRWMFLSGRLVRSVKLLDWDFLESGRLVSRLPNLTDVDLTKACLVSTNNAGILLTHRLISIHLDSDFSGDSFIRRENLLSSKVIDLGLGNLARGCPNLRRLVLIGATELGLLSVAEECPTLQELELHHCTDQSLRGISACHNIQIVKLIGSVHGFYNCGITDIGLTILAHGCKRLVKLELSGCEGSYDGIRAIGQCCQMLEELTLCNHRMDDGWIAALSFCGNLKTLRLQSCKKIDPIPGPIEHLGSCPTLERLHLQQCQFRDKESANALFLVCVAVKEIVFQDCWGLDSEMFSCASNCRRVKSISLERCSMLTTEGLESVVLSWVNLQSLRVVSCNHVKDSEVTPALSSLFSVLKEFTWRPDSRSLLTSSLEGTGVGKKGGRFFRRV; from the exons ATGATGCAGCCAAGCAGAACAAGAAGCAGCAGAAGTTCTGAAGAAGCAgataatattttcaaaatttcaaacccaaaaaaagaagaagaagaaaaaaaccctaaccctaacccTGAAAATCTTCATTTCCCATCATCACCAAATGAAAAACAAAGCCCTATTAAAAATAAACCACCATTAGGAAGACCCTCAAGCTGGCCAAATCACTGGTTCAAAAAAGACAATCAAAAAACTCTTCAAAACATTGTTCTAAAGATGCAGCTTGAATCTATTGCTGTTGATGAGAAGCAGAAATTAAAACCATCAACACCATccaaaaagaaaaccctaattcttgaTTTTACCAACACAGATGTTACTTGTTTATTATCTGATGAAATCCTTTTACAGATTCTTTCCAAGTTACCTGTTTATCAATATAAACCTAATTCATTGGTGTGTAAACGGTGGATGTTTTTATCAGGTCGTCTTGTTCGTTCTGTTAAGCTTCTTGATTGGGATTTTCTTGAATCAGGGAGACTCGTTTCTCGTTTACCTAATCTTACAGATGTTGATTTAACTAAAGCATGTCTTGTTTCAACAAATAATGCTGGGATTCTCTTAACACATAGATTGATTTCTATTCATCTTGATTCTGATTTCTCTGGGGATTCGTTTATTCGTCGTGAGAATTTGTTGTCCTCCAAGGTTATTGATTTAGGGCTTGGGAATCTTGCTCGCGGTTGTCCTAATTTGCGTAGGCTTGTTTTGATTGGTGCAACTGAATTAGGGCTTTTAAGTGTTGCTGAGGAATGCCCAACATTACAAGAGTTGGAATTACATCATTGTACGGATCAATCTTTGAGAGGGATTTCGGCTTGCCATAATATACAGATTGTGAAATTGATTGGTTCTGTTCATGGGTTTTATAATTGTGGGATTACTGATATTGGGTTAACCATTTTGGCTCATGGGTGTAAACGATTAGTGAAGCTTGAGCTGAGTGGATGTGAAGGTAGCTATGATGGAATTAGAGCAATTGGACAGTGTTGCCAAATGTTGGAGGAATTGACTTTGTGCAACCATAGAATGGATGATGGGTGGATTGCTGCACTTTCATTTTGTGGAAATTTGAAGACTTTAAGGCTTCAATCTTGTAAGAAGATTGATCCGATTCCGGGGCCAATTGAACATTTAGGGTCTTGTCCAACTTTGGAACGCTTGCATTTGCAGCAATGCCAGTTTCGTGATAAGGAGAGTGCAAATGCATTGTTTCTTGTTTGTGTGGCAGTTAAAGAGATTGTTTTTCAAGACTGTTGGGGATTGGATAGTGAGATGTTTAGCTGTGCTAGTAATTGCAG GAGGGTTAAATCTATCTCGTTGGAGAGATGTTCAATGCTAACAACAGAAGGGCTGGAGTCTGTAGTTCTGTCTTGGGTGAACCTTCAAAGTCTTAGAGTAGTCTCATGTAACCATGTTAAAGATAGTGAAGTTACTCCTGCACTCTCAAGTTTGTTTTCTGTGCTGAAAGAATTTACATGGCGACCGGATAGCAGATCTCTTCTTACATCAAGTCTTGAGGGAACTGGAGTTGGAAAGAAAGGTGGTAGGTTTTTCAGGAGGGTGTGA